A single region of the Candidatus Protochlamydia amoebophila UWE25 genome encodes:
- the epmA gene encoding EF-P lysine aminoacylase EpmA, whose protein sequence is MQLSKISRLHDRATMLGQSRQFFAARQILEVDCPCLSLRASIDAHIDLIPALYHQQETCYLHSSPEYGMKRLLAEGMGDCYQLSHVFRDGELSSKHNPEFMMAEWYRLGFDLEQMIEETVAFIRLFLGNLSYQTISYRDLFLKYTGIDYCLATNQELFAYIQAHQIPFYTSILEEGRDALLNLILGAQIESQLGQQELCVLAYYPATQAALACKRKHGAEEVAERFEIYYKGVELANGYHELTDAKEQEQRFLASNKQRIDLGKKSLPLDFLFLEALEKLPDCCGVAVGFDRLMMLRHQSTTIADVIAWGWVEA, encoded by the coding sequence GTGCAACTGTCTAAAATTTCAAGATTACATGATCGAGCTACCATGCTCGGTCAATCCCGTCAATTTTTTGCAGCCCGCCAAATTTTGGAAGTTGATTGCCCCTGTCTCAGTTTAAGAGCATCTATCGATGCCCATATTGACTTAATTCCCGCACTTTATCATCAACAAGAAACCTGCTATCTCCATTCTTCTCCCGAATATGGAATGAAACGTCTTTTGGCTGAGGGCATGGGTGATTGTTATCAGCTTTCTCACGTTTTTCGCGATGGAGAATTAAGTTCTAAGCATAATCCTGAATTCATGATGGCTGAATGGTATCGTTTAGGATTTGATTTAGAACAAATGATTGAAGAAACAGTTGCTTTTATTCGTTTGTTCTTAGGTAACCTCTCCTATCAAACCATTAGTTATCGAGATCTTTTTCTTAAATATACAGGGATTGATTACTGTTTAGCAACGAATCAAGAATTATTTGCTTATATTCAAGCCCATCAAATTCCATTTTATACTTCCATTCTTGAAGAAGGACGGGATGCCCTCCTTAATCTTATTTTAGGAGCTCAAATTGAGTCGCAATTAGGACAACAAGAATTGTGTGTGTTAGCTTATTATCCAGCCACACAAGCTGCTCTTGCTTGTAAACGCAAGCATGGCGCAGAAGAGGTTGCAGAAAGATTTGAGATTTATTACAAAGGAGTTGAATTAGCAAATGGTTACCACGAACTTACAGATGCCAAAGAACAAGAACAAAGATTTTTAGCCAGCAACAAACAAAGAATCGATCTTGGCAAAAAATCACTCCCTTTAGACTTTTTATTTTTAGAAGCTTTAGAAAAACTTCCTGATTGTTGTGGCGTTGCTGTTGGATTTGATCGCTTGATGATGTTGCGACACCAATCGACAACTATAGCAGACGTCATTGCTTGGGGATGGGTGGAAGCATAA
- a CDS encoding AMP nucleosidase: MNHNFLEIEEERLLQEKIARDTLERYSGSPVEDFQPYVLLTNFSKYVQYFADSREVPVIEGSTFKVAHSPTEKVSILDFKIGSPAAALVVDLCAFLPIRAALLLGMCGGLRRHYVIGEYFVPIAGIRGEGTSDFYFPAEVPSLANFLVQKIVTNVLDETQTAYHVGITHTTNKRFWEFDQEFRRRLKATRPQAIEMECATLFMGGYSHKLPLGALLLISDLPLNKDGIKTKKSSENVFKTYTGEHVEKGVQIMRALDVALKNEAKGIFRGNRKRFESTILD; encoded by the coding sequence ATGAATCACAATTTCCTCGAAATAGAAGAAGAGCGATTATTGCAAGAAAAAATTGCCCGAGATACCTTGGAGCGTTATTCTGGATCTCCAGTTGAAGATTTTCAACCATACGTATTACTGACAAATTTTTCTAAGTATGTGCAATATTTTGCCGATAGTCGAGAAGTACCTGTCATTGAAGGGTCGACATTTAAAGTAGCTCATTCTCCTACTGAAAAAGTCTCCATTTTAGATTTTAAGATAGGCTCACCTGCAGCTGCATTGGTTGTGGATCTTTGTGCTTTTTTGCCCATTCGAGCCGCTTTACTACTTGGAATGTGTGGCGGATTAAGAAGGCATTATGTGATAGGTGAATATTTTGTTCCTATTGCAGGAATCCGTGGGGAAGGTACTTCAGATTTTTATTTTCCGGCGGAAGTTCCTTCTTTGGCTAATTTTCTCGTTCAGAAAATTGTGACAAATGTCCTAGATGAAACACAGACGGCTTATCATGTGGGAATTACTCATACAACTAATAAACGTTTTTGGGAGTTTGATCAAGAATTTCGCAGACGTTTAAAAGCTACGCGTCCTCAAGCTATTGAAATGGAGTGTGCTACATTGTTTATGGGAGGTTATAGCCATAAGCTTCCCTTGGGGGCTTTATTATTGATTTCAGATCTCCCATTGAATAAGGATGGGATTAAAACCAAAAAAAGCTCTGAAAATGTTTTTAAGACTTATACTGGAGAACATGTCGAAAAAGGCGTTCAAATTATGCGTGCTTTAGACGTTGCCTTAAAAAATGAAGCTAAAGGGATTTTTAGAGGAAATCGAAAGCGATTTGAAAGTACTATTTTGGATTAA
- a CDS encoding DUF2231 domain-containing protein produces the protein MKNRWILIGLLLLSQAFLQAYEEHHPKAFIAQMQGIDYNPEKNWTDWVVKIGHFHHIFVHFPIALLTMAVFAEILFAWYRTSFFENAAVFMIISTAVLVPITALLGFALSLGQFYPDTLNDVFVWHRYFGVVTVILALWACHLRNQYSRDSSKGLCSYYICLFFSFLVVNLTGLLGNTLTLGWNL, from the coding sequence ATGAAGAATCGATGGATTTTAATTGGTCTATTACTTTTATCACAGGCCTTTCTTCAAGCTTATGAAGAACATCATCCTAAGGCATTTATCGCTCAAATGCAAGGTATAGACTATAACCCAGAAAAAAATTGGACTGATTGGGTGGTCAAAATTGGCCATTTCCACCACATTTTTGTTCATTTTCCCATCGCATTGCTTACTATGGCTGTTTTTGCAGAAATTTTATTTGCTTGGTATAGAACTTCTTTTTTTGAGAATGCAGCTGTTTTTATGATCATTTCTACGGCAGTTTTAGTGCCCATTACTGCTTTGTTGGGATTTGCGCTGTCATTAGGCCAATTTTACCCCGATACACTAAATGATGTATTTGTTTGGCATCGCTATTTTGGCGTAGTCACTGTCATTCTGGCTCTATGGGCATGCCACTTGCGCAATCAATATAGCCGCGATTCTTCCAAGGGATTGTGCTCTTACTATATTTGCTTATTTTTCTCTTTCTTAGTTGTCAATCTTACGGGGTTATTAGGCAATACTCTTACATTGGGATGGAATCTTTAA
- the nqrF gene encoding NADH:ubiquinone reductase (Na(+)-transporting) subunit F: MINYFFFLDTVFAFRCLFQLTIPEKILPIVVADSGGFDPVLSLYAIAAFVLIGVGLTALILFTKAKFVNSETCTIKINQDDALTIHTPGGGTLLHALTSHGIPIPCPCGGKATCKQCRVQILEGASVPLQTDMDTFSKKQLNDGWRLSCQSKLKRDLQVQVDEHALGVKEWVATVLSNDNVATFIKELIVEIPEGEEVPYQSGGYLQFHVPSFKTNTENWKTTMNPKYYADWEKFGLFGKEIDFSHLPQKPNEVIRAYSMASYPAEGRKLIFNIRIATPPFVNGKMQNDVPWGICSSYAFGLKPGDKIRLSGPYGESFMIHDERELVFLIGGAGSSFGRSHILHLFNTVKTSRKLTMWYGARSLKENIYQNEYEKLEKEYANFAYRLVLSEPLPEDLEKGWPAKDPIKTNFLFKAFEEGQLKKMDYPEESLFYVCGPPMHNKSVLKLLDEYGVPRENIILDDFGS; this comes from the coding sequence GCAATTGCTGCTTTTGTGTTGATAGGTGTCGGTTTAACAGCTTTAATACTTTTTACAAAGGCCAAGTTTGTTAACTCTGAAACGTGTACAATTAAAATCAATCAAGATGATGCTTTAACTATTCATACTCCGGGAGGAGGAACGCTTCTTCATGCTTTGACCTCTCATGGTATTCCCATTCCTTGCCCATGTGGGGGAAAAGCAACTTGCAAACAGTGTCGAGTTCAAATCCTTGAAGGAGCTAGTGTTCCTTTACAAACTGATATGGATACATTTTCAAAAAAACAACTGAATGATGGTTGGCGCCTCTCCTGTCAATCCAAATTAAAAAGGGATTTACAAGTTCAAGTTGATGAGCATGCCTTAGGAGTTAAAGAATGGGTAGCAACAGTTTTAAGTAATGATAATGTTGCTACTTTTATTAAAGAGTTAATTGTTGAAATTCCCGAAGGAGAAGAAGTTCCTTATCAATCGGGAGGATATTTACAATTTCATGTTCCTTCTTTCAAAACAAATACAGAAAATTGGAAAACAACGATGAACCCCAAATATTATGCCGATTGGGAAAAATTTGGCTTATTTGGTAAAGAAATTGACTTTTCCCATTTACCTCAAAAACCCAATGAAGTCATAAGAGCTTACTCGATGGCGTCTTATCCTGCGGAGGGACGGAAGTTAATTTTTAATATTCGTATTGCAACACCACCTTTTGTAAATGGAAAAATGCAAAATGATGTTCCTTGGGGCATTTGTTCATCTTATGCGTTTGGTTTAAAACCTGGAGATAAAATTCGTTTGTCTGGTCCTTATGGAGAATCGTTCATGATTCATGATGAGCGAGAATTGGTTTTCTTAATTGGAGGTGCTGGTTCTTCTTTTGGGAGAAGCCACATTCTTCATTTATTCAATACTGTAAAAACCTCAAGAAAACTAACCATGTGGTATGGAGCAAGATCTTTAAAAGAAAATATTTATCAAAATGAATATGAAAAATTAGAAAAAGAGTATGCTAATTTTGCTTATCGATTAGTTTTATCAGAACCACTCCCAGAAGATTTAGAAAAAGGCTGGCCAGCCAAGGATCCTATCAAAACAAACTTTCTTTTTAAAGCTTTTGAAGAAGGACAGCTTAAAAAGATGGATTATCCAGAAGAATCTTTATTTTATGTTTGCGGCCCTCCAATGCACAATAAAAGTGTGCTTAAATTATTAGATGAGTATGGAGTTCCGCGAGAAAATATTATTTTAGATGATTTTGGGAGTTGA
- the efp gene encoding elongation factor P, translating into MAQMSTSEIRGGVKVEVEAQPYTIISNEFVKPGKGQAFNRIKMKHLLTGRVIERTFKSGEKLNLADVAEEEMRMLYKESDGVIFMDEKSFEQIKISLESIGETVQWLLDDHVYEVIFYNGNAVNVEPPTFMEMVITDTSPGVRGDTASGRVLKPAILESGAKVQVPIFVEQGEKIKVDTRTGEYVSRVSS; encoded by the coding sequence ATGGCACAAATGAGCACAAGCGAAATCAGGGGTGGAGTAAAGGTAGAGGTCGAAGCACAACCCTACACTATCATCAGTAATGAATTTGTCAAACCAGGTAAAGGGCAAGCCTTTAACCGCATTAAAATGAAACATTTATTAACAGGACGTGTCATCGAGCGTACATTCAAGTCCGGAGAAAAGTTAAATCTTGCTGATGTTGCCGAAGAAGAAATGCGAATGCTTTACAAAGAAAGTGATGGGGTCATCTTTATGGATGAGAAAAGCTTCGAACAAATTAAGATTTCTTTAGAAAGCATTGGAGAGACTGTACAATGGTTATTAGACGATCATGTCTATGAAGTGATTTTTTACAATGGAAATGCCGTTAACGTTGAACCTCCTACATTTATGGAAATGGTTATTACAGATACTTCTCCTGGCGTTAGAGGAGATACGGCATCAGGTAGAGTTTTAAAACCAGCTATATTGGAAAGCGGTGCAAAAGTTCAAGTTCCTATTTTTGTAGAGCAAGGTGAAAAAATTAAAGTAGACACTCGTACTGGAGAATATGTTTCGCGAGTTTCGAGCTAA